One Castanea sativa cultivar Marrone di Chiusa Pesio chromosome 4, ASM4071231v1 DNA window includes the following coding sequences:
- the LOC142630362 gene encoding uncharacterized protein LOC142630362 produces MCNCQGVECSNKRNDPEEDAQTIPMKRLRDTIINLASSKRGHLVSIEATKRIEAFLHQIFPVLKTPDHPPYSEMIYKAIEALDEGEGSSKASISAFIKSNYHDLPWAHESFLSCHLTRLIEKDEIFLAPSSSCNMFRIRKHEEPANQQHEKEGDDGSEILSIKPLTTVMVRLKNSGRPSKPKERKRRGRPPKKEAVMKRGGEESRRGQGVVVVAPCPLVMPSI; encoded by the exons ATGTGCAATTGCCAAGGAGTGGAATGCAGCAATAAACGAAATGACCCAGAGGAAGATGCCCAAACCATCCCCATGAAAAGGCTCAGAGACACCATTATCAACCTAGCAAGCTCCAAACGAGGACACCTAGTGTCAATAGAGGCAACCAAGCGCATTGAAGCTTTCCTTCACCAAATCTTTCCTGTACTCAAAACCCCAGACCACCCTCCTTATTCAGAG ATGATATACAAAGCTATTGAAGCATTGGATGAAGGTGAAGGTTCAAGCAAAGCATCAATATCAGCTTTCATTAAGTCAAACTACCATGACTTGCCATGGGCTCATGAGAGTTTCCTCTCTTGCCATCTTACCAGGCTGATTGAGAAAGATGAAATCTTTTTGGCTCCTAGCAGCAGTTGCAACATGTTCAGGATACGAAAACATGAAGAGCCTGCAAATCAACAACATGAAAAAGAAGGCGATGATGGGTCTGAGATTTTGTCGATCAAGCCTCTTACTACTGTGATGGTTCGGCTGAAGAACAGTGGGAGGCCTTCGAAACCGAAAGAAAGAAAGCGGAGAGGGAGACCACCGAAGAAAGAAGCAGTGATGAAGAGAGGAGGAGAGGAGAGCCGAAGAGGGCAAggcgtggtggtggtggctcCTTGTCCTCTGGTCATGCCTTCCATATGA